The following is a genomic window from Niabella soli DSM 19437.
TCATTCCAAAACATACGATCACGCCCAGTACCGGCACCAGCGGCACCATTGGCGTTTTAAAGGCGCGGGGCGCATCCGGATTCGATTTTCTTAATATAATTACCCCGATGCATACCAGGATAAACGCAAATAAAGTTCCGATGCTGGTCATTTCGCCTACCACTCTGCCGGGAATAAAGGCGGCAAATAAGCTTACAAACAGCATAAAGAAAAGGTTGGAACGTGCGGGGGTCCTGTATTTAGGGTGCACACTCGAGAAGAAGCGTGGCAACAGCCCATCCTTGCTCATAGAGTAAAATACCCGGCTTTGTCCTAACAACATCACCAGTATTACAGAAGAATAACCCAATAAAATGGCAACAATGATGGTGTTATTCAACCAGGGGTAAGCAGGATGAATAACACCGCTGGCGTCCGCGGTGCCCATATGCTCAATGGCAATTGCAACCGGAGCCAGGTGATCGCTGGCATTTCCTTTACCAAACTCGGTATAATTGACTACGCCTACCATTACGTAAGCAAAAATGATATATAATATGGTACAGATCAAAAGGGAGCCCATGATGCCAATAGGCATCGCCTTTTTTGGATTTTTTGTTTCCTGGGCTGCCGTGGAAACCGCGTCAAATCCTATATAAGCAAAAAACACGATTGCCGCTGCGCGGATAATGCCCGACCATCCGAACTTTCCGAAAGATCCCTGGTTTTCGGGAATGAGTGGTTGCAGGTTTTCAGGTTTTACATATTTAAATCCAACGGCAATAAATGCTATTACGATACCTACTTTTAATATTACGATGATCGCATTTACAAGAGCTGATTCACTGGTGCCTTTGATTAGTACCAACGACATTACCACTACGATAAATACTGCGGGAAGGTTCATGATACCATGCGATCCATCGGCGGCCGTATCAAAAGGTGTCATCATAAGCGCCTGGGGCAGCGCAACGCCAAAGGAGGCAAATAATTTTGAAAGATACCCGGACCAGCTTGAAGCCACCGTAGCCGCGCCCACAGCATATTCCAGAACCAGGTCCCATCCAATAATCCAGGCAATAAATTCACCCATGGTGGCATAACTATAGGTGTAAGCACTTCCCGCAACAGGGATCATGGAGGCAAACTCCGCATAGCATAAACCCGCGAAAGCGCATCCCAAAGCTGCAACAATAAAGGATACCATAATACCGGGCCCGGCATGATTGGCGGCGGCCATGCCAGTGATGGAAAAAAGACCAGCGCCAATGATGGCTCCAATCCCTAATGCCACCAATGATCCTGCAGTTAACGTTTTTTTCAGCCCCTTTTCTGATTCTTCAGCTTCGGCAAGCAACGTATTTAATGGTTTCTTTACAAACAATCCCATAAGTTCAATTCTTTAATGAGTAGAATTTTATTTAAAAAAGTGGATATAATCGTGAAAAGTAAGTAATAATCCGCTTCGCGATACATTCTGATTATATTTTTTTTAAAATTTGTTGGAACCGGAACAGCAAAACCTTTAGTTTTGGCAAATATCCACTCGACTATGAATAAGAGAAAAGCCGGGTTGCTTTCCGTTTTATTATTTACACTGGTTGCTGCTTTGCATTTAATACATGAAGAGCTGACGCCTGTGCCCCATTCAATCCTTTTCGCTGCGCGATGGATCCTGTTGGGCAGTTTTGTTCTGCTGGGCTGTTACAAACGGTCACTGACCACCTGGATATTTATTTCCATGGCGATAGGGATCGA
Proteins encoded in this region:
- a CDS encoding amino acid permease produces the protein MGLFVKKPLNTLLAEAEESEKGLKKTLTAGSLVALGIGAIIGAGLFSITGMAAANHAGPGIMVSFIVAALGCAFAGLCYAEFASMIPVAGSAYTYSYATMGEFIAWIIGWDLVLEYAVGAATVASSWSGYLSKLFASFGVALPQALMMTPFDTAADGSHGIMNLPAVFIVVVMSLVLIKGTSESALVNAIIVILKVGIVIAFIAVGFKYVKPENLQPLIPENQGSFGKFGWSGIIRAAAIVFFAYIGFDAVSTAAQETKNPKKAMPIGIMGSLLICTILYIIFAYVMVGVVNYTEFGKGNASDHLAPVAIAIEHMGTADASGVIHPAYPWLNNTIIVAILLGYSSVILVMLLGQSRVFYSMSKDGLLPRFFSSVHPKYRTPARSNLFFMLFVSLFAAFIPGRVVGEMTSIGTLFAFILVCIGVIILRKSNPDAPRAFKTPMVPLVPVLGVIVCFGMMAFLPFDTWIRLIVWMLVGMDVYLFFGMKNSLLNQGKTESKSYRVVSSTGIVMAIILAVVAFAHHYSAEVADTGLFYFSLGFALLHLVIFFVNRSGKAQTA